The Gemmobacter fulvus nucleotide sequence CATCTTGATTCCGATCTGGCCGACGGGCAGATGCATCGGCTGCATGTTGAAACCTCGACTGGTATCGTGCTGGAGGGCAGCCCGGTCGATGTGATCGCCTGGCCGAACCGTCTGCGTGCGGGGCTGATCGCCGCCGCTTCTGGCAACACACCTGCCCATGCCCGCCGGGCCGAGGCCATGCTCGACCGACTTCTGGGGCTGGGTATGCCGCTATCGGCCTATACCGCCCTTTATCCCGAGCTGGCTGCCCCCCCTCGCCCGCCAGCGGCGGATGGCCGGATCGGCGAGGACGGCACTTGGTTCCGTCTGGGTGGCACCGGCTGGGTTCTATGCTGCCATACGGCGGTGCACCCCCTACCCAGCTTCGCCGCACGACTGGCCGACGCCCTACCAACAATGCACGGGGCCAAGGCGGTGTTTTGCGATCTGGCGCTGCGACAAACGGATGGTATGCTCTGGCCGCTGCTGATGCCCGCATTCGACACCGAGCGGTTGCTGGAACAAGGTCATGCTGCACTGTGCTTCGCCCTACCTGAAGCTGCCCTGTCTAAAACAGTGCTGCCCGAAGTGGAGCCGCCCTCGCTAGTGGCGCTGCTGCTGGATCATCTGGCACCTAGAGGCGGCATGCCGGACATGACTGGCTTGTGGCACCTGCCTCATCCTGGCGGATGGGCCGAAGAGGCGGCGTTGGCAACGACCTGCGTGTCGCGCACCCAAGCGCTGAATACAGCACTGCGCCAGCCCGGGCGCCTGCCTGCTGACAGCAGGATCATCACAACCCCGCCGCGCGCAGGCGCGTTGTTTCCCACACTGCATCTTCACCGGCCAGTGGAAGACCGCGCCGTCAGCGTGATCGTACCGACCCGCAACCAAGGGCCAATGCTGAAAGCCGCTGTCACCGGCCTGATCGCCGCTAATCCGGGATTCGATCTGGACGTGATCGTGGTCGATAATGGCTCGAACGAAGCCGAGAGCCTTGAGGTGTTGAACGAGCTCGAGGATGGCGGCGCGCGCATCCTCGAATTCGGCGAGGGGTTCAACTTTTCGCTGATCAACAATCTGGCCTGCGACCATGCCCGCCATGCGCAGCTTTGCTTCATGAACAACGACGTAGCCTTTCCTTGGCCCGGAGTTCTGGACGAGTTGTGCAGTCGGCTGGCCGACCCCGGTGTCGGGGCGACGGGACCGCTGATGCTGCGCGCCTCCGACATCATCCAGCATGGCGGCGTAGTTCTGGGTCCCTGGCACGGCGCCGTCCATGCCTTCGAGGACAGGATGCTGGGGGATCCAGGCTATGGCGAGCTGCTTTGCGCCGCATCGGAACCTGCGGCGGTGACCGGCGCCTTCCTGCTGACGCGGCGGGCACTGTTCGAGGGGCTTGGTGGATTTGACACCACGCGCTTCTCGGTGAATTTCAATGATGTTGATTACTGCCTGCGGCTGCGGCAGGCCGGCTACAGGATCGTGCTATCGCCGCATGCACGAATCCGCCACTTCGAATCTGTCAGCCGCGGGCGCGAGAAGGGTAACCCAGCTGGGCTGCGCCTGCAGCGCGAACTGGCGTGCCTGCGCGATATCTGGCGCGAGACGGTGCTGAACGACCCGCAATATCACCCGCTGTTCGCCCCAGATGCCTTGCCCTATCGTGCACTGTCTCTGGAGCACCGCGACCCCGCGCCGCGCCGCGCCTGGTGCTGGCAGCCCGCTAAGCTGCCCCACTGGGCTTAATCTTTTTTACACTCTCTCCCCACAGGCCAGCCGATGTCCATACCACGCACCCTCTACAACCTCGGCTCCGGCCCCCGGCGTCTCTTCGACCTGCTGCCCGATGCTCCGGCCTTCGCAGGCTGGCAGGAGGTGCGGGTAGATGTCGACGCCGCCTGCAGGCCCGACATCCATGCCGATCTAACCGATCTGCAGCAGGTCATCCCCGACGGGACGGCCGGGATAATCTATTGCTCGCATGTGATTGAACATTTCTTCGACCACGACGTGCCGAAGGTTCTGGCCGAATGCGCGCGTATCCTGCACCCCGACGGGGCGGCGGTGCTACGGCTGCCCGATCTGGCGGCGGTGGTACGGGCCTTCGACGAAGGCGATATTGAGCGCCCCCTCTACCATTCGCCCTCCGGACCGATCGCGGCGCTGGATGTGATCTATGGCCACCGCAGGTCAATCGAAGATGGTAACCCCTTCATGGCACATCGCACCGGATTCACCGAGGCTTCGTTGGCACGGCGGATGCTCGCGGCGGGCTTCGAAGAGGTACAGACCGTCCCCGGCCCCTCGGTCGAATTCTGTGCGGTGGCAACCCGGCGCCCGACGGCCTTTCAGGCCCAGATCGATGCGCTGCTGTCCTTCGTCAACCCCTGACCCAGCGCGACCCCATGGCCGGTTTCGCTTAACATCCCCGATAAAGGTCTCTACGCTGCACTTGCATTGTGCCCGCGACCTGATCCCTTCCTGTCTTTTCTCTTGCCTTTAGTGATATATCCCAGATCATGAATACTCCGCTTTCCGAGAGGTTCTGTCGCAAACTTTTGGGATCTTTCGTTTGTTGGCTGATTTTGCGACATGGTTCTCAAACAAGCAAGCAACAGGGTGTATCGGATGTCGGTTGATTTCAAGGGAGCCCATTATCCTAAAAGCGTAATCCTGTACGCTGTTTATTTCTATGTGCGATATGGAGTTTCCTATCGCGACCTGGAAGAAATCATGGAGGAGCGTGGGGCTGAAGTTGACCATGCAACCTTGAACCGTTGGGTGGTTAAGTTTGGGTCGCTGATGGCGGCACAAGCGCAGTCCCGCAAGAAGCCAACCGCCAAATCTTGGCGCATGGACGAAACCTACATCAAGGTTAAAGGCAAATGGACCTACTATTACCGGGCGGTCGACAACACGGGAAAAACTCTTGATTTCATGCTATCTGAGCGTCGCGACAAGGCGGCAGCCCGTCGATTTTTTAAGGGTGCGATTGGCACGAACGGCGTGCCCGACCGTGTCGTCATCGACAAGAGTGGCGCCAATCTGGCGGGTCTGCAAAGCGTCAATGTGATCCTGAAGTTCACGGGCTCAGGCAACACGATCAAGATCCTGCAGGTCAAATACCTCAACAACATCATCGAACAAGATCATCGCTTCGTGAAGCGGATCACGGGCCCCATGCTCGGCTTCAAGGCCTTCCATTCTGCCGAGGCGACCTTGGCTGGGATCGAGACCGCGCACATGATCCGAAAGGGGCAGATCTATGCCAACGGCCTTACCGCGTTTCAGCAGTTTGCGGAGCTCGCAGCATAATTATGTCCGGGCGATGCCCGCACTCAAACTCCAACAAACTTTGCGACAGAACCCCGCAATCGGCCCGCCGATCACACAGGCCGCGATTAGCCCGACAGTATTGGCCGCGACCCCCAGTTCCAGCGCATTCGTGATCCCCAGCTTTTCGGCGAATATCGGTGCCCAGGCCAGCGTGGTGCCAACGCCGCCGGTCAGCGAAACCGAGCCGACCATCAGCCCGGCCTTCGGCTCCATTCCAAAGAGCCTCGCCAGCCCCTTCCCCGCGAAGTTCTGCAAAAGGATGAAGCTGGTCGCAAGGATCAACAGGATCACCAACGGCCTGCCCCCCGCAAGCAGCGTGCGGATATCGGATTTCAGCCCGATACCGGCAAAGAACACCAGCAGCAGGAAATCACGGATCCCCACCTCGAATGAGACCTTCAGATCGAACAGCGCCCAGAGGAGCCCCGTTACCGCGATACAGAGAAAGCCGCCCGCCACCGGCTCGGGGATCGAATAGCGGCGCAGAAGATCAATGTTCAGGGTCAGGATCTTGCCCGCGATCAGCAAGACCACGGCAAGATTGAAGGAATGGAAGGGATGAACCGTAAAGAAGGTCACGCGGCGGCGCCTGTCAGAATGCTGTCAACTGATGTTGATTCCGCTTTGCCCCGGATCCGCCTTCCGGTCAAGGGCGGGGCCCCGCGCCTGCCTCAGGCGGTGGTGTGAAATCCGTTATCGGCATAGACCACCGATCCGCTCATGGGACTTGCGGCCTCGGTTGCCAGAAAGGCCGCCAGCGTACCGATCTCTTCGATGCTTACCAGTTTTCCCGCAGGCGTACGGGCGCGAATCTTATCCATCAGCGCATCGAACCGGTCGATCCCCGAGGCGGCGCGGGTCTTGACCGGACCGGTTGAAAGCGAAAAGGCACGAATCCCTTCGCCCGCCAGATCGGCCGCCGCATAGCGGACCGAAGCCTCCAGCGCGGCCTTTACCGGACCCATGAGGTTGTAATTCTCGACCACCCGATCCGCGCCGTAAAAGCTGACCGTGATCAGCGAACCACCCGCCTGCATCAAAGGCCGCGCCAGCCGCGCCATGCGCAGGAAGGAGTGGCAAGAGATATCCATCGCCGTCGCAAAACCTTCGGCCGAAGCGTTGACAACGCTGGTGTGCAGATCCTCGCGCGGGGCGAAGGCGATGGCATGAAGCAGAAAATCAAGCCGCCCCCATTCAGCGGTAATGCGGTCAAACACGGCTTCCAACTGGCCGGGTTCACGCACATCGCAAGGAAGGAACAGCGGCGCACCCACTTCCTGCGCCACGGGTTCGACCCATGGCCGGGCCTTTTCATTAAGAAAGGTCAGCGCCAGCTCTGCCCCCGCCGCGCGAAAGGCCCTGGCGCAACCGGCGGCGATGCTGGCCTCATTCGCCACGCCAACCACGAGGCCGCGTTTGCCTTTCAGATCAATCATGTCGCTGCCTCTTCGCTGACGGCCTCCTGGGCGATGATGCTTTCCTCATCGGTCGGAATGACAAGAAGCTGCACCCGGCTGGCGGCGGTGCTGATCCTGCGCGACCCTGCTTCATTGGCATCGGGGTCAAGCTCTGCCCCAAGCCAGGCCAGCCGCGCGGCGACACGGGCGCGGATACCGGGCTGATGCTCGCCGATTCCTGCCGTGAAGACCAGCGCATCGATCCCGCCCATGCTGGTCGCCAACCGTGCCACCTCGCCCGCGATGCGCAGGCAAAAGAGGTCGATCGCCTCGGCAGCCTCTGGGCGCGTGCTGGCCATCAGCTCGCGGCTGTCAGCCTCGAAACCCGACACGCCCAGAAGGCCGCTTTCACGATAGAGCATGGTCTCGACCTGTTTCAGGCTTTGCCCCATTTCGCCCATCAGATGCAGGATCACGCCGGGGTCCAGCGCACCCGAACGCGTCGCCATCGGGATGCCGTCCAGCGTCGAAAACCCCATCGAGCTGTCGATGCTCTTGCCGCCCCGGATCGCACAAAGGCTTGCGCCGCTGCCCAGATGTGCGGCGACCACCTTTGCATCGGTGGCCAGATCGCCCAGTTGCCCGGCGATATAGCGGTAGGAGAGACCATGAAAGCCATAGCGCTTGATCCCCTGATCATAAAGCGCGCGCGGCAGGGCAAAGCGGCGGATCAGGGGCGGGTTGGTGGCATGAAACGCCGTGTCGAAAGAGGCTGTCTGTGGCACATCGGGGTAAAGCCCCCGCATCGCCCGGATCAGCGCAAGACTTTGCGGCTGATGCAGCGGCGCAAGCCGCGCCAGCGCGTCGATCTGCGCGATCACCTGATCGGTGATCCGGGCTGGTCCTGTGAAGACATCGCCGCCATGCACAACCCGATGGCCGATCACCGCAAGGCGCGAAAGATTGAAATGCCCGGCCAGCCAGGCAAAAGCCTGGTTCAGCACGGCTGTCAGATCGCCGGGATCCGCTGTGATCGGGCCTGAAAAGGTCTTGCCCTCGCGCGTCAGGCGCACTTCGAAAGGCTCATCGCGGAAATCGATCACGCCCGAGGCCAGCGGGCGCGGCGCGGCGGCCTCCAGTGCGTAAAACCCCAGCTTGATAGTCGAGGATCCGGTGTTGAATGTCAGGATCAGATCGCGGGTCACGCCTTCCCCTCCGCTTTGCGGACCGCGACCAGCTTGGCCAGCGCAGCCGAGGCGATGCGGGCCGATAAAGGATCCGCCCGGCTTGTCAGAACGATTGGCACCCGTGCGCCCAGAACCAGCCCCGCGGCCGTGGCGCCCGCGAAATAGATCAGCTGTTTGGCAAGCATGTTCCCGGCCTCGAGATCCGGCACCAGAAGAATATCGGCCTCGCCCGCCACCTGCGAGACGATGCCCTTCGTCGCCACCGCCTCGGGGCTGATCGCATTGTCGAAGGCCAGCGGCCCGTCAACCAGCGCGCCCGTGATCTGGCCTCGAGCCGCCATCACCGTCAGCGCGGCGGCATCCAGCGTGGCGGGCATCGTCGCGTTCACCGTCTCGACCGCCGCCAGCACCGCGACCTTCGGCTGATCGCGCCCCAGAAGCCGCATCAGATCGACGGCATTCTGGCAGATGTCGCGCTTATGCTCTAATGTCGGTGCGATATTGATCGCGGCATCGGTGACGATCACCGGCTTGCGATAGGCGGGCACATCCATCGCATAGACATGGCTGATCCGGCGTTCGGTGCGCAGGCCGCCGCTTTTCGAAACCACCGCCGCAAGCAGTTCATCGGAATGCAGGCTGCCCTTGACCAGCACCTGGACCTTGCCACAGGCCGCCAGTTCCACCGCCCGCGCCGCCGCTGCATGGCTGTGCTCTGTCTCCTCGATCCGGAAGCCGTCAAGCGAGACCCCGGCCTCGGCGGCCGCCGCGCGAATCTTTGCGCCGGGACCGATCAGGATCGGGTCAAGCAGGCCTTCGTCGCGCACCTCGATCGCGCCAAGGATCGCGGATTTCGAACAGGGATGCACCACCGCCGCCCG carries:
- a CDS encoding IS6 family transposase → MSVDFKGAHYPKSVILYAVYFYVRYGVSYRDLEEIMEERGAEVDHATLNRWVVKFGSLMAAQAQSRKKPTAKSWRMDETYIKVKGKWTYYYRAVDNTGKTLDFMLSERRDKAAARRFFKGAIGTNGVPDRVVIDKSGANLAGLQSVNVILKFTGSGNTIKILQVKYLNNIIEQDHRFVKRITGPMLGFKAFHSAEATLAGIETAHMIRKGQIYANGLTAFQQFAELAA
- the fabI gene encoding enoyl-ACP reductase FabI; translation: MIDLKGKRGLVVGVANEASIAAGCARAFRAAGAELALTFLNEKARPWVEPVAQEVGAPLFLPCDVREPGQLEAVFDRITAEWGRLDFLLHAIAFAPREDLHTSVVNASAEGFATAMDISCHSFLRMARLARPLMQAGGSLITVSFYGADRVVENYNLMGPVKAALEASVRYAAADLAGEGIRAFSLSTGPVKTRAASGIDRFDALMDKIRARTPAGKLVSIEEIGTLAAFLATEAASPMSGSVVYADNGFHTTA
- a CDS encoding glycosyltransferase family 2 protein, which encodes MPFLSDLTFTEPGLLRGHVLLDSQPDRQWHVGLFVNGRLLGATPADLPVDLDCNPGWIGEHGFRFSLNPRALQDVDVLRVEVLNAGHIIFEHEFLNLRKTTSPVIRGPGSLRHARGLMLSGTVENGVTDLPSYEILAMEGDRIVGRCRVNRWEHIGNPQDPLGRAAAFDLHLDSDLADGQMHRLHVETSTGIVLEGSPVDVIAWPNRLRAGLIAAASGNTPAHARRAEAMLDRLLGLGMPLSAYTALYPELAAPPRPPAADGRIGEDGTWFRLGGTGWVLCCHTAVHPLPSFAARLADALPTMHGAKAVFCDLALRQTDGMLWPLLMPAFDTERLLEQGHAALCFALPEAALSKTVLPEVEPPSLVALLLDHLAPRGGMPDMTGLWHLPHPGGWAEEAALATTCVSRTQALNTALRQPGRLPADSRIITTPPRAGALFPTLHLHRPVEDRAVSVIVPTRNQGPMLKAAVTGLIAANPGFDLDVIVVDNGSNEAESLEVLNELEDGGARILEFGEGFNFSLINNLACDHARHAQLCFMNNDVAFPWPGVLDELCSRLADPGVGATGPLMLRASDIIQHGGVVLGPWHGAVHAFEDRMLGDPGYGELLCAASEPAAVTGAFLLTRRALFEGLGGFDTTRFSVNFNDVDYCLRLRQAGYRIVLSPHARIRHFESVSRGREKGNPAGLRLQRELACLRDIWRETVLNDPQYHPLFAPDALPYRALSLEHRDPAPRRAWCWQPAKLPHWA
- a CDS encoding bifunctional enoyl-CoA hydratase/phosphate acetyltransferase gives rise to the protein MTGTLTNYLFHQMKIGDRASLVRHVGPKDIELFAAVSGDANPAHLDAGFAAHGPFGHVVVHGMWTAALISAVLGTRLPGPGTIYLDQQIRFNKPVSPGDTIAAEVEVAELIEGKNRVRLTTTARNQRGEVVLSGEALVLAPVEQVTWVPGDLPEAVVLPKGRWQGFVEEARALPPVRAAVVHPCSKSAILGAIEVRDEGLLDPILIGPGAKIRAAAAEAGVSLDGFRIEETEHSHAAAARAVELAACGKVQVLVKGSLHSDELLAAVVSKSGGLRTERRISHVYAMDVPAYRKPVIVTDAAINIAPTLEHKRDICQNAVDLMRLLGRDQPKVAVLAAVETVNATMPATLDAAALTVMAARGQITGALVDGPLAFDNAISPEAVATKGIVSQVAGEADILLVPDLEAGNMLAKQLIYFAGATAAGLVLGARVPIVLTSRADPLSARIASAALAKLVAVRKAEGKA
- a CDS encoding class I SAM-dependent methyltransferase codes for the protein MSIPRTLYNLGSGPRRLFDLLPDAPAFAGWQEVRVDVDAACRPDIHADLTDLQQVIPDGTAGIIYCSHVIEHFFDHDVPKVLAECARILHPDGAAVLRLPDLAAVVRAFDEGDIERPLYHSPSGPIAALDVIYGHRRSIEDGNPFMAHRTGFTEASLARRMLAAGFEEVQTVPGPSVEFCAVATRRPTAFQAQIDALLSFVNP
- a CDS encoding acetate/propionate family kinase, which codes for MTRDLILTFNTGSSTIKLGFYALEAAAPRPLASGVIDFRDEPFEVRLTREGKTFSGPITADPGDLTAVLNQAFAWLAGHFNLSRLAVIGHRVVHGGDVFTGPARITDQVIAQIDALARLAPLHQPQSLALIRAMRGLYPDVPQTASFDTAFHATNPPLIRRFALPRALYDQGIKRYGFHGLSYRYIAGQLGDLATDAKVVAAHLGSGASLCAIRGGKSIDSSMGFSTLDGIPMATRSGALDPGVILHLMGEMGQSLKQVETMLYRESGLLGVSGFEADSRELMASTRPEAAEAIDLFCLRIAGEVARLATSMGGIDALVFTAGIGEHQPGIRARVAARLAWLGAELDPDANEAGSRRISTAASRVQLLVIPTDEESIIAQEAVSEEAAT